A genomic region of Chionomys nivalis chromosome 12, mChiNiv1.1, whole genome shotgun sequence contains the following coding sequences:
- the LOC130884730 gene encoding olfactory receptor 4K15-like has translation MNETNYSRVTEFVLLGLSSSKELQPFLFLIFLLLYLAILLGNFLIILTVSSDSRLHTPMYFLLANLSFIDICVASFATPKMLADFLAERKTISFEACLAQIFCVHLFAGGEMVLLVSMAYDRYVAICKPLHYTTIMSRRVCIILVIIPWCVGFIHTTSQLAFTVNLPFCGPNQVDSFFCDLPLVTKLACIDTYIVSLLIVADSGFLSMSSFLLLVVSYTVILITVRNRSSASMAKARSTLTAHITVVILFFGPCIFIYVWPFSGYSVDKVLAVFYTIFTPILNPVIYTLRNKEVKGAMSKLRSRYLKPGQVSAMIRNK, from the coding sequence ATGAATGAGACAAATTACTCTCGGGTGACAGAGTTTGTGCTGTTGGGCTTGTCAAGTTCAAAGGAGCTccagcctttcctctttctcataTTTTTACTGCTGTACCTAGCAATTCTGCTGGGAAACTTCCTCATTATCCTCACAGTTTCTTCAGATTCCCGACTTCATACCCCAATGTACTTTCTGCTTGCAAACTTATCTTTTATAGATATATGTGTGGCCTCGTTTGCCACACCCAAAATGCTTGCTGACTTTCTGGCTGAACGGAAAACTATCTCGTTTGAAGCCTGTTTGGCTCAGATTTTCTGTGTTCATCTCTTCGCTGGTGGTGAGATGGTACTTCTTGTATCcatggcctatgatcgctatgtTGCAATATGTAAGCCTCTCCACTACACGACAATCATGAGTCGCCGAGTGTGTATTATTCTGGTCATCATCCCCTGGTGTGTGGGTTTCATCCACACAACTAGTCAGCTGGCATTCACTGTTAACTTGCCATTTTGTGGTCCTAACCAGGTGGACAGTTTTTTCTGTGATCTTCCTCTGGTGACCAAGCTAGCTTGCATAGACACTTACATTGTCAGCTTACTAATAGTTGCAGATAGTGGCTTTCTCTCCATGAGCTCATTTCTCCTCTTGGTCGTCTCCTACACTGTGATTCTCATTACAGTTAGGAATCGCTCCTCTGCTAGTATGGCCAAGGCCCGCTCCACCCTAACTGCTCACATTACCGTTGTCATACTCTTCTTTGGACCATGCATCTTCATCTATGTGTGGCCCTTTAGCGGCTATTCAGTTGACAAAGTCCTTGCCGTGTTCTACACCATCTTTACACCCATATTGAACCCAGTTATCTACACTTTGAGAAACAAAGAAGTTAAGGGAGCTATGTCAAAGCTGAGGAGTCGCTATCTGAAACCTGGACAGGTTTCTGCCATGATCAGAAATAAGTGA